One Capsicum annuum cultivar UCD-10X-F1 chromosome 2, UCD10Xv1.1, whole genome shotgun sequence genomic window carries:
- the LOC124896265 gene encoding beta-1,3-galactosyltransferase pvg3-like: MNTQFTLLIGIFTRPGNFDRRRFLRLVYGIQSTPIAHIDVKFIFCNITNTEQQFFVALEIMRFNDIIILNCSENMNSGKTYTYFSTLPQILVTHYDYVMKADDDVYLRLAPLASSLHPLPRVDLYYGFVIPCPSMNAFVHYMSGMGFVLSWDLVEWIGRSNIPVNNTYGPEDKLVGQWLNLGNKAKNRFSAKPRMYDYPGTNGRCSHELIPDTIGVHRLKKWEQWIDVLRFFNVTKQLQPSRLYNVSFD, translated from the coding sequence ATGAACACACAATTTACCCTCTTAATAGGAATTTTTACACGACCAGGAAATTTTGATAGGCGACGTTTCCTTCGTCTTGTGTATGGAATTCAATCCACCCCAATAGCTCATATTGATGTGAAGTTCATTTTCTGCAACATCACCAATACAGAACAACAATTTTTTGTCGCTTTAGAAATCATGCGTTTTAATGACATTATCATACTCAATTGCTCGGAGAACATGAATAGTGGCAAAACTTATACTTATTTCTCTACTCTTCCTCAAATACTTGTCACTCATTATGACTATGTCATGAAGgctgatgatgatgtttatttgAGGCTTGCACCATTAGCATCATCACTTCACCCATTACCTAGAGTTGATCTATATTATGGCTTTGTTATACCTTGTCCTAGCATGAACGCGTTTGTGCATTATATGTCTGGAATGGGATTTGTTTTATCATGGGACCTGGTGGAATGGATCGGGAGATCAAACATTCCTGTGAATAATACATATGGACCAGAAGATAAGTTGGTTGGTCAGTGGCTAAATCTGGGAAATAAAGCAAAAAATAGATTTTCAGCCAAGCCAAGAATGTATGATTATCCTGGAACTAATGGAAGATGTTCGCATGAGCTTATCCCAGATACAATAGGTGTTCATCGACTAAAGAAGTGGGAGCAATGGATAGACGTTCTAAGATTTTTTAATGTGACTAAACAACTACAACCTTCACGTCTTTACAATGTATCATTTGattga
- the LOC107858137 gene encoding uncharacterized protein LOC107858137 codes for MEILQGIYDSILAREIRGAKVGQRVILPASFIGGPRDMRRRYMDAMYLVQRFGKPNLFIIMTCNPDWVEIKENLLQGQLPQDRPDLVTRVFRAKLQDLKDQIFKKRIFGPIAAHVFVVEFQKRGLPHIHLLLILEQGYKMTSPDDYDKFIAAELPNKAEFSILYDLVVKHMMHGPCGKNHPANLCMKDGQCNNHYPQSFSNKSIQGKDEYPIYKRRNDGKGEKVRGMTMNNQWVVPYNPYLLTRYNCHITSSLVRE; via the coding sequence ATGGAAATATTGCAAGGTATATATGACAGCATCCTAGCAAGAGAAATTAGAGGAGCTAAAGTAGGTCAGAGAGTAATACTTCCTGCATCATTCATCGGAGGTCCTAGGGACATGCGTCGTAGATATATGGATGCAATGTATTTGGTTCAACGTTTTGGAAAACCAAATCTATTTATCATAATGACATGTAATCCTGATTGGGTAGagatcaaagaaaatttgttacaAGGACAACTTCCTCAAGACAGACCTGACTTGGTGACTAGAGTCTTTAGAGCAAAGCTACAAGATTTAAAAGATCAGATATTCAAGAAAAGGATATTTGGTCCTATTGCAGCACATGTTTTTGTGGTTGAATTTCAAAAAAGAGGACTACCACACATACACCTTTTATTAATACTTGAACAAGGATACAAGATGACATCGCCCGACGATTATGACAAGTTTATTGCCGCTGAACTTCCTAATAAAGCAGAATTTTCAATCTTATATGATTTGGTTGTCAAGCATATGATGCATGGTCCGTGTGGAAAGAATCATCCAGCAAATTTATGTATGAAAGATGGACAATGCAATAATCACTATCCTCAGTCATTTAGTAATAAATCaatacaaggaaaggatgaataTCCTATTTATAAGAGGAGAAATGATGGAAAAGGGGAAAAGGTTCGAGGCATGACAATGAACAATCAGTGGGTCGTTCCATATAATCCTTATTTGCTGACAAGATATAATTGCCACATCACGTCGAGTCTTGTTCGGGAGTAA